The Rubripirellula amarantea genome includes the window AAAAATCACGTCGAGGTTGGGATTGGTCATCCCAAGACTCTACTCTTTCACCGCAACTTTTTCAGCCACCAAGACAACGACGGCAGCCGCCACCGCTAGGCCGATCAGGACGGGGAAACTGCCCGCTGCAGTGTCCCAGTCGGATGGGGAGACGAATTCCATCACGCGGAACTTCAACTTTTCGTTCGCTGTTTCCGCAGTCGGCATCTGTAGCGGCCACAACTTTCGCAGGCTTCCAATCATCAGCCCAATCAGCGTCGCCATGGTGACATCGCGATGATGCTCGAGCAGCCATTTCAATAGACGCGAGAACGCCAATAGTCCAAATAGGCAGCCGCCGCAGAACACTAGGATCTGGGTGATGGAATCGAGCGAGATGTTACCCTTGGCCGCATCCTTGATCAGCCCCGTGACGTTGTGATAGACGCCAAAGAGCAACAGCACAAACGCGCCACTAATGCCAGGCAATATCATCGCGCAAATGGCAACGGATGCTGATAGGAACAGGTAGGGCAAACTCATGTTGCCGTTGCCCATGGGAATCATCGTGATCGCAACGGCTGCGACCGCACCCAATAGCATTCCCACAATGCATTGAGGCGACCATCGATTGATGTAGCCTTTGACGATCCAGACACTGGCGACCATCAACCCCAAGAAAACCGCTAACGTTTGTGGCATGCGATGGTCAAGCAACCAGTGCATTG containing:
- a CDS encoding DUF368 domain-containing protein encodes the protein MTISDDSSESTVAIDPAVHSPEEIGSVRMDVINVLRGFCMGAADTVPGVSGGTVALILGHYHRLVGAISRVDSTLVKLAFSGNVSAAAKHLDFRFLATLGFGIALGIVTLSGAMHWLLDHRMPQTLAVFLGLMVASVWIVKGYINRWSPQCIVGMLLGAVAAVAITMIPMGNGNMSLPYLFLSASVAICAMILPGISGAFVLLLFGVYHNVTGLIKDAAKGNISLDSITQILVFCGGCLFGLLAFSRLLKWLLEHHRDVTMATLIGLMIGSLRKLWPLQMPTAETANEKLKFRVMEFVSPSDWDTAAGSFPVLIGLAVAAAVVVLVAEKVAVKE